A stretch of Clostridium sp. BJN0001 DNA encodes these proteins:
- a CDS encoding tetrahydrofolate dehydrogenase/cyclohydrolase catalytic domain-containing protein translates to MGQIIDVKSLADRLRNDIKDFANDRKKQGLKAPKIASVLTSDDPGSIYYIESQKKLAQKLSVDFLDIRLEKDVTEEGLISKIHELNSDYTVSGIIIQLPLKKGFNQNRVVNEIAVEKDIDCLTLTNQGKLYTGAEGFIPCTPNSVLNILKSLPIDITSKNVVVIGRSNIVGKPVAQLMLNENATVTICHSRTKNLREKTSEADILISAIGKPKFIDDTYIKENAILIDVGTSRFEGKITGDIDLDKVLDKCLYVTKVPGGVGALTTTLLINNACEALKNNEN, encoded by the coding sequence ATGGGACAAATTATTGATGTTAAATCATTAGCTGATAGATTAAGAAATGATATAAAGGATTTTGCAAATGACAGAAAAAAGCAAGGATTAAAAGCACCTAAAATTGCTTCAGTTCTTACTTCAGATGATCCAGGTTCAATATATTACATAGAAAGCCAAAAAAAACTTGCACAAAAGCTTTCTGTCGATTTTTTAGATATAAGACTTGAGAAAGATGTTACAGAAGAGGGCCTTATCTCAAAAATCCATGAATTAAATTCAGATTATACAGTTTCAGGAATAATAATTCAGTTACCACTTAAAAAAGGATTTAATCAAAATAGAGTAGTAAATGAAATCGCAGTAGAAAAAGATATTGACTGCCTTACATTAACAAATCAAGGAAAACTTTATACAGGAGCAGAGGGTTTTATCCCATGTACTCCAAATTCTGTTTTAAATATTTTAAAGAGTCTTCCAATTGACATAACTTCTAAAAATGTAGTCGTAATAGGAAGAAGTAATATAGTAGGGAAACCAGTAGCACAGCTTATGCTTAATGAGAATGCGACTGTTACTATATGTCATTCAAGAACAAAAAATTTAAGAGAAAAAACAAGTGAAGCAGACATATTAATTTCAGCAATAGGAAAGCCTAAGTTTATAGATGATACATATATTAAAGAAAATGCTATTTTAATTGATGTAGGAACATCAAGATTTGAAGGAAAAATCACAGGAGATATTGATTTAGATAAGGTATTAGATAAATGCTTATATGTAACAAAAGTCCCAGGAGGTGTTGGTGCGCTTACAACAACATTACTAATTAATAATGCATGTGAGGCGCTTAAAAATAATGAAAATTAA
- the spoIIIAC gene encoding stage III sporulation protein AC — MNDISLLFKIGGAGILLVVLDKVLTSSGKAEIAAITNIAGVVIILLMILSVIGDLFNTVKTMFVM, encoded by the coding sequence ATGAATGATATAAGTCTTTTATTTAAAATTGGAGGAGCAGGTATTCTCCTTGTAGTTCTTGATAAGGTTTTAACAAGTAGCGGTAAGGCAGAAATTGCGGCAATTACAAATATAGCTGGTGTTGTAATAATACTTCTTATGATTTTATCTGTTATAGGAGATTTATTTAATACAGTAAAAACAATGTTTGTTATGTAG
- the spoIIIAA gene encoding stage III sporulation protein AA — MKILPIKIRDIINEKLNSSIVYEIRMKAQKNVVIYSNKGEEVLNYITGIDDINLCISRISDFSLYAYESDIRQGFITIKGGCRVGIAGECVIDKDSIKTIRNISSLNIRISREVVGCSDYLMRFLCDGQRVYNTIIISPPKCGKTTMIRDIARNISDGMDNIFLKGKKVSIIDERSEIAACYLGVPQCNVGLRTDVLDNCLKKQGLLMAVRSLSPDVIICDEIGTKDDVDALYTAFNSGVKIITTLHGYSIDDLIKRNVFKKLLEENVIERVVILNSKENSFNISNIYKLEGEKYICLK, encoded by the coding sequence ATGAAAATTCTTCCAATAAAAATACGAGATATTATTAATGAAAAATTAAATTCAAGTATTGTTTATGAAATAAGAATGAAAGCACAGAAAAATGTTGTTATTTATTCTAATAAAGGCGAAGAAGTTCTAAATTATATAACTGGAATAGATGATATAAATTTATGTATATCAAGAATATCTGATTTTTCATTATATGCATATGAATCAGATATAAGGCAGGGATTTATTACAATAAAAGGAGGCTGCAGGGTTGGAATTGCAGGTGAATGTGTTATAGATAAAGACAGTATAAAAACAATAAGAAATATATCTTCGCTCAATATAAGAATATCAAGAGAAGTTGTAGGATGCTCAGACTATCTTATGAGATTTTTATGTGATGGTCAGAGAGTTTACAATACTATAATTATTTCACCTCCAAAATGTGGGAAAACAACTATGATAAGAGATATCGCAAGAAATATTTCAGATGGCATGGATAATATATTTTTAAAAGGGAAAAAAGTATCTATTATAGATGAAAGAAGTGAGATTGCAGCATGTTATTTAGGAGTGCCACAATGTAATGTTGGACTTAGAACTGACGTACTAGACAATTGCCTTAAAAAGCAAGGACTTCTAATGGCAGTAAGAAGTTTATCTCCTGATGTTATTATTTGTGATGAGATAGGTACAAAAGACGATGTGGATGCACTTTATACGGCATTTAATTCAGGTGTAAAAATAATAACTACGCTTCATGGATATTCAATTGATGATCTTATAAAAAGAAATGTATTTAAAAAACTACTAGAAGAAAATGTAATTGAAAGAGTCGTAATACTTAATTCAAAAGAGAATTCATTTAATATATCTAATATTTATAAGTTAGAAGGAGAAAAGTATATATGTTTAAAATAA
- a CDS encoding CD1247 N-terminal domain-containing protein: MNDIRKKIQNVRQEIASSHDEKNRKILSDIADVLDLMSDKLEEVIVNEEAMQENVQFIDDDLSGIQDELFEEVSIDDLNEMDDEYTEVKCSSCGKTVFIEKAALKNEFIPCPYCNKNIK, translated from the coding sequence ATGAATGATATAAGGAAAAAAATTCAAAATGTAAGACAGGAGATTGCATCATCACATGATGAAAAAAACAGAAAAATACTTAGTGATATTGCTGATGTCCTTGACCTGATGAGTGATAAACTTGAAGAAGTTATAGTTAATGAAGAAGCTATGCAGGAAAATGTACAGTTTATTGACGATGATTTAAGTGGAATTCAGGATGAACTTTTTGAAGAAGTTTCTATTGATGATCTAAATGAGATGGATGATGAATATACTGAAGTAAAATGCTCAAGCTGTGGCAAGACTGTTTTTATTGAAAAAGCAGCACTTAAGAATGAGTTTATACCGTGTCCATATTGTAATAAAAATATTAAATAG
- the spoIIIAD gene encoding stage III sporulation protein AD: MLIIRITSLCFIALFLILMFKSHNKNIAFLIGLLTCAFVLSMLVSPIKEIINFIKVISTKSNIDAVYIEIVFKVMGIAYICTFASSLCKDADAQNLASQIDFAGKIMILTLAIPILMAVLDSIIKIM; the protein is encoded by the coding sequence ATGCTTATTATAAGAATCACATCATTATGTTTTATTGCATTATTTTTAATTCTTATGTTTAAAAGTCATAATAAAAATATAGCTTTTCTTATAGGACTTTTAACATGTGCATTTGTACTTTCAATGCTTGTAAGTCCTATTAAGGAAATAATAAATTTTATAAAAGTAATATCTACAAAATCAAATATTGATGCTGTTTATATAGAAATTGTATTTAAAGTTATGGGAATAGCTTATATATGTACATTCGCAAGTTCTCTTTGTAAAGATGCAGATGCACAAAATTTAGCATCACAGATTGATTTCGCAGGTAAAATAATGATATTGACTCTTGCAATACCAATACTTATGGCAGTTTTAGATTCTATTATAAAAATAATGTAG
- a CDS encoding SpoIIIAH-like family protein, giving the protein MTKKQCGIILTLLGLILCVGILSVKLNNGGLNDPEDLSAAIVDQNVSDGGEDETEALSQNDAFYDSRSSRDQNDSTTIQTLKAIIADSNISEEKKNEATSELTKKTVARDNENRIELNIKNKGYEDALCMLEDNKATVIVKSSDELSEKDSVAIQEIVQDVSKIKDVIIQVKQ; this is encoded by the coding sequence ATGACAAAAAAACAATGTGGGATTATTTTAACTTTATTAGGGTTAATATTATGTGTAGGAATTCTTTCTGTAAAGCTTAATAATGGAGGATTAAATGATCCTGAGGATTTAAGCGCTGCAATTGTAGATCAAAATGTTTCAGATGGTGGTGAAGATGAGACAGAAGCTTTAAGCCAAAATGATGCTTTTTATGATTCTAGAAGCAGTAGAGATCAGAACGATTCTACAACTATTCAGACTTTAAAAGCAATAATTGCAGATTCAAATATATCTGAAGAAAAAAAGAATGAAGCTACAAGCGAGCTTACAAAGAAAACAGTTGCAAGAGATAATGAAAATAGAATAGAACTTAATATTAAAAATAAAGGATATGAAGATGCATTATGTATGCTAGAAGACAATAAAGCAACAGTAATTGTCAAATCAAGCGATGAACTTTCAGAAAAAGACAGTGTTGCAATTCAGGAAATTGTGCAGGATGTGTCTAAAATAAAAGATGTTATAATTCAAGTAAAACAGTAA
- the nusB gene encoding transcription antitermination factor NusB — MNRKLSREKAMEILFTMELNKETVDDAINNYLEDYDSTSKGLDLIYIRRVLSGINENQLQIEKQINEKLKNWTLDRIAKINLVILKIATYEILFEEDIPKAVSINEAVELTKKYSDLKSVSFVNGVLDKINK, encoded by the coding sequence ATGAATAGAAAATTATCAAGAGAAAAAGCAATGGAAATTTTATTTACAATGGAACTTAATAAGGAGACCGTAGATGACGCTATAAATAATTATTTAGAAGATTATGATAGCACATCAAAAGGACTTGATCTTATATATATAAGAAGAGTACTAAGCGGAATAAATGAAAATCAACTTCAAATTGAGAAACAAATAAATGAGAAACTTAAAAACTGGACTTTGGATAGAATTGCAAAGATTAACCTCGTAATTTTAAAAATTGCCACATATGAAATTTTATTTGAAGAAGACATACCAAAGGCAGTTTCTATAAATGAAGCGGTAGAACTCACAAAAAAATATTCGGATTTAAAGAGTGTTTCTTTTGTAAACGGAGTTTTAGACAAAATAAATAAATAA
- the spoIIIAG gene encoding stage III sporulation protein AG: MSDKNDNKFTPWASKIFGQKKIKNLLTICLILAFLVIAIDVLLPSGINIMNTSSNDFYEDDESIKSTEVEDYEQKQKEDLINILKKINGVGNVDVMISFENGEEKVPAYDKTKQNSTSVETDNGGGKRENSQNTDNDKIVMTSSNGTNEPFILETKKPKIIGVLIVSEGASDSKIKYQIEKAVSNLYNLSLDKVNVYSMKK, encoded by the coding sequence ATGTCGGATAAGAATGATAATAAATTTACACCATGGGCATCAAAGATATTTGGGCAAAAAAAAATAAAGAATCTTCTTACCATATGTCTTATATTAGCATTTTTAGTAATTGCAATAGATGTGCTACTCCCATCAGGTATAAACATAATGAATACAAGTAGCAATGATTTTTATGAAGATGATGAATCAATTAAAAGCACAGAAGTTGAAGACTATGAACAGAAACAGAAGGAAGACCTTATAAATATACTTAAGAAAATAAATGGTGTAGGAAATGTTGATGTTATGATTTCATTTGAAAATGGGGAAGAGAAAGTACCTGCATATGATAAAACAAAACAGAATTCTACATCAGTTGAAACAGATAACGGAGGAGGAAAAAGAGAGAACAGCCAAAATACTGATAATGATAAAATAGTTATGACAAGCAGTAATGGCACTAATGAACCATTTATACTTGAAACAAAAAAGCCAAAGATAATAGGAGTGCTTATAGTATCTGAAGGAGCATCAGATAGCAAGATAAAGTATCAAATAGAAAAAGCTGTTTCAAATTTATATAACTTAAGTTTAGATAAAGTTAATGTATATAGTATGAAGAAGTAG
- the spoIIIAE gene encoding stage III sporulation protein AE codes for MKIKRLSVFIIIILCISTILNFKIVKVYADEKKESAQQSISDDTYLTGKLDNLYDYISKMKIDSELTKDLDAKQYIESYLENGQGNLKWKDIVESLVSLLFKEVSSVAKIMISIICTAVLCSLLKNLEDAFSNEGISNVAFYACYLVVIMLLSKSFIISVGVCKDLIKNVSDFCSALLPVIASTIGIAGGFSQMASLDPIILASVITIPRIYSVIIIPLVLMSVVLQFADNISKEHKISNLCSILKQMTIYIQGIILTIFIGVLTIRGITSSTIDAVTLKSAKFAIDNFVPIVGKTFSDAISSVAGYSLLIKNALSSVGLIIILLLMAYPIIKIILMIFIYKISAALIEPISDKRITKSISTAGDGMVIILSCALSISFMFFILIAIMASSGRYVIGG; via the coding sequence ATGAAAATTAAAAGATTATCTGTATTTATCATAATTATATTATGTATAAGTACTATACTTAATTTTAAGATAGTAAAAGTGTATGCAGATGAAAAAAAAGAAAGCGCTCAGCAGAGCATTAGTGATGATACTTATCTTACAGGGAAACTTGACAATCTTTATGATTATATAAGCAAAATGAAAATAGACAGTGAACTTACTAAAGATCTTGATGCAAAACAGTATATAGAATCATATCTTGAAAATGGGCAAGGAAATTTAAAATGGAAAGATATTGTAGAATCACTTGTATCTCTTCTTTTTAAAGAAGTATCAAGCGTTGCTAAAATAATGATTTCTATAATATGTACAGCTGTACTTTGCTCTCTTTTAAAGAATCTTGAAGATGCATTTTCAAATGAAGGGATTTCAAATGTTGCATTCTATGCGTGCTATCTTGTAGTTATAATGCTTCTTTCAAAGAGCTTTATAATTTCTGTTGGTGTATGTAAGGATCTTATAAAAAATGTGTCTGATTTTTGTTCAGCACTTCTTCCAGTAATTGCTTCAACTATAGGAATAGCTGGAGGTTTTTCACAAATGGCATCACTTGATCCTATAATACTTGCATCTGTAATTACTATACCTAGAATATATTCTGTAATTATAATTCCACTTGTACTTATGAGTGTTGTTCTTCAGTTTGCAGATAATATCTCAAAAGAACATAAGATAAGTAATTTATGTTCTATTTTGAAGCAAATGACAATTTATATTCAAGGCATTATACTTACTATATTTATAGGAGTTTTGACGATAAGGGGAATAACGTCAAGTACTATTGATGCAGTTACTTTGAAAAGTGCAAAGTTTGCAATTGATAATTTTGTACCAATAGTTGGTAAAACATTTTCTGATGCTATAAGCTCAGTTGCTGGTTATTCTCTTCTTATAAAAAATGCACTAAGTAGTGTAGGACTTATTATAATACTTCTTTTAATGGCATATCCTATTATAAAAATAATACTTATGATATTTATATATAAAATTTCAGCTGCACTAATTGAACCTATAAGTGATAAAAGAATTACTAAATCAATAAGTACTGCAGGTGATGGAATGGTTATTATACTTTCATGTGCACTTAGTATAAGTTTTATGTTTTTTATTTTAATTGCTATTATGGCATCATCAGGAAGATATGTTATTGGAGGATGA
- the xseB gene encoding exodeoxyribonuclease VII small subunit, with product MATKESYEHNLNKLNDILENIQSDDLNLEESMKLYEQGVKLINKMYKILDSYNGKITSIVEGQEKRGLKKDDN from the coding sequence TTGGCTACGAAAGAAAGTTATGAGCATAATTTAAATAAATTAAACGATATACTTGAAAATATTCAAAGTGATGATTTAAATCTCGAAGAGAGCATGAAATTGTATGAACAAGGAGTAAAACTTATAAATAAAATGTATAAGATTTTAGATTCGTATAATGGAAAGATTACATCGATTGTAGAAGGTCAGGAAAAGCGAGGTTTAAAAAAAGATGATAATTAA
- a CDS encoding Asp23/Gls24 family envelope stress response protein, protein MEDVNGNENTGVVRISDEVVSVIAGVAAQEIDGICDYQKANIPNIFKGKKAPNKAAKVTLEDDKAIIDMNVTVEYGVRIMDTIAFVQENVKKTVEAMTGIKVEAVNVCVQSICLPKKEQTEAN, encoded by the coding sequence ATGGAAGATGTAAATGGTAATGAGAATACAGGAGTAGTTAGAATTTCAGATGAAGTAGTAAGTGTGATAGCCGGAGTTGCAGCACAGGAAATAGATGGTATATGTGATTATCAAAAAGCAAATATTCCAAATATTTTTAAAGGTAAAAAAGCTCCTAATAAGGCAGCAAAAGTTACTTTAGAAGATGACAAGGCAATAATAGATATGAATGTAACCGTTGAATATGGTGTAAGAATCATGGATACTATTGCATTTGTACAAGAAAATGTAAAAAAGACAGTTGAAGCAATGACAGGAATTAAGGTAGAAGCTGTAAATGTATGTGTTCAGAGCATTTGTTTACCTAAAAAAGAACAAACAGAAGCTAACTAA
- the xseA gene encoding exodeoxyribonuclease VII large subunit yields the protein MKIKTFSVSEVNNYIKGLMDNDFILRNLSVKGEISNLKYHSSGHIYFSLKDEMGRINCIMFRSSAYKLKFKLKEGMSCIVKCRASLYPAQGSIQLYVEEIEKSGTGDIYAEFEKLKNKLSSLGYFDESLKKPIPVFPRRIGVVTSETGAVINDIINVTKRRNNLVDIVLYPAKVQGIDAYKEIIHGIEFFNKKNDIDVLIVGRGGGSFEDLNNFNNESLAMAILHSKIPVISAVGHETDFTICDFVADKRASTPSQAAEIAVPYIDDIKLNIDNIKKRILDIITNKISNYKNELDSLNRMINIYSPAVKIANMYISLDELNEKLSNISLQKIKNEKTNLVHLSKLLSANNPIDILDKGYAIIENNDGYIKSIDSLKDETMMKVTLKDGKVSGTFMPIK from the coding sequence ATGAAAATTAAGACATTTTCTGTTTCTGAAGTAAATAATTATATAAAAGGGTTAATGGATAATGATTTTATTTTACGAAATCTCTCTGTAAAAGGAGAGATTTCTAATTTAAAGTATCATTCAAGCGGGCATATATACTTTTCTCTTAAAGATGAAATGGGTAGAATAAACTGTATAATGTTTAGAAGTAGTGCATATAAGTTGAAATTTAAGCTTAAAGAAGGAATGTCATGTATAGTAAAATGCAGAGCTTCTTTATATCCAGCACAAGGAAGTATTCAGCTTTATGTAGAGGAAATAGAAAAGTCGGGTACTGGAGATATCTATGCAGAATTTGAGAAATTAAAAAATAAATTAAGTTCGCTTGGATATTTTGATGAAAGTTTAAAAAAACCAATTCCAGTATTTCCAAGAAGAATTGGTGTTGTAACATCAGAAACAGGTGCTGTTATAAATGATATAATAAATGTTACCAAAAGACGAAATAATCTTGTCGATATTGTATTATATCCAGCAAAAGTTCAAGGTATTGATGCCTATAAGGAAATAATTCATGGAATTGAGTTTTTTAATAAGAAAAATGATATAGATGTGCTTATAGTAGGACGAGGCGGAGGTTCTTTTGAAGATCTTAATAACTTTAATAATGAATCTCTTGCTATGGCAATTTTACATTCTAAAATACCGGTTATTTCAGCTGTAGGTCATGAAACTGATTTCACTATTTGCGATTTTGTTGCAGATAAAAGAGCTTCAACTCCATCTCAAGCTGCAGAGATAGCAGTTCCTTATATTGATGATATAAAATTAAATATAGATAATATAAAAAAGAGAATATTGGATATAATTACTAATAAAATAAGTAATTATAAAAATGAGCTTGATTCACTAAATCGTATGATTAATATATATTCCCCTGCAGTAAAAATTGCAAATATGTATATAAGTCTTGACGAATTAAATGAAAAGCTTAGTAATATTTCACTTCAGAAGATAAAAAATGAAAAGACAAATCTTGTACATTTGAGTAAACTTTTAAGTGCTAATAATCCAATTGATATTTTGGATAAAGGATATGCTATAATAGAAAATAATGACGGATATATAAAATCAATAGACAGTTTAAAAGATGAAACAATGATGAAAGTGACTTTAAAAGATGGAAAAGTTTCAGGAACGTTTATGCCTATAAAGTAG
- the spoIIIAB gene encoding stage III sporulation protein SpoIIIAB: MFKIMLLLIIFCISSYIGITYADSFKLRTSQLKVLLKAVLILENDVIYGNTPIPESLNNLIIKIENPFSDFLKDVSYKLTNTDVTSVYDAFSSEFDKYKDKLYLKPYDVKILKDFLKSLGTSLTQGQEKVFNLAIHNIKININESEEIEKKNSKLYRYLGVLLGAIVCIFLI; this comes from the coding sequence ATGTTTAAAATAATGCTTCTTTTAATTATTTTCTGTATAAGTTCATATATTGGGATAACTTATGCAGATAGTTTTAAACTAAGAACAAGTCAGCTAAAAGTTCTTCTCAAAGCGGTTCTTATTTTAGAAAATGACGTAATTTATGGGAATACGCCTATTCCAGAATCATTAAATAATCTTATTATAAAAATTGAAAATCCATTTTCTGATTTTCTAAAAGATGTAAGCTATAAACTTACAAATACTGATGTTACAAGCGTTTATGATGCATTTTCTTCTGAGTTTGATAAATATAAAGACAAACTGTATTTAAAGCCATATGATGTAAAGATTTTAAAAGATTTTTTAAAATCTTTAGGAACTTCACTTACACAAGGACAGGAAAAAGTATTTAATCTTGCTATACACAATATTAAGATAAATATAAATGAATCTGAGGAAATAGAGAAGAAAAACAGTAAATTATACAGATATTTAGGAGTTCTTTTAGGGGCTATTGTATGCATATTCTTAATTTAG
- a CDS encoding polyprenyl synthetase family protein, translating to MIINEIRDNINDYLKNYFNSRGSYNRIVYDSESYSLNAGGKRIRPLLLCLSYMLYKKDYKEVTDMAAAIEMIHTYSLIHDDLPCMDNDDFRRGMLTNHKKFGYNIAVLAGDSLLNEAMILMMKYSLEHGENALKASKIIAEAAGSEGMIGGQIVDIISEGQKISLDELKYMHKKKTGALIKAAVLSGAVLAGGKEDHLKILDKFGSNIGLAFQIRDDILDVIGDSKNLGKKTHADKEHDKTNFITEFGLEKCKKMCEDLTSESISLLDTLPLNTDNLKELTLMLLKREK from the coding sequence ATGATAATTAATGAAATAAGAGATAATATAAATGACTACTTAAAAAATTATTTCAATTCTAGAGGCTCATATAATAGAATAGTTTACGATTCTGAAAGTTATAGTTTAAATGCTGGAGGAAAAAGAATACGACCACTTCTTTTATGTCTTTCATATATGCTTTATAAAAAAGATTATAAAGAAGTTACTGATATGGCAGCTGCAATTGAAATGATACATACTTATTCTCTTATTCATGATGATTTGCCATGTATGGATAATGATGATTTCAGACGTGGAATGCTTACAAATCATAAAAAGTTCGGATATAATATTGCTGTACTTGCAGGTGATTCTCTTTTAAATGAAGCAATGATTCTTATGATGAAGTATTCTCTTGAACATGGGGAAAATGCACTTAAAGCATCTAAAATCATTGCAGAAGCAGCAGGAAGTGAAGGAATGATTGGGGGACAGATTGTTGATATAATATCTGAAGGTCAAAAAATTTCTTTAGATGAACTTAAGTATATGCATAAAAAAAAGACTGGTGCTCTTATAAAAGCAGCTGTACTTTCAGGAGCTGTACTTGCAGGAGGCAAAGAAGATCATTTGAAGATATTAGATAAATTTGGTTCTAATATAGGTCTTGCATTTCAGATAAGAGACGATATCCTTGATGTAATTGGTGATAGTAAAAATTTAGGCAAAAAAACTCATGCTGATAAAGAGCATGATAAAACAAATTTCATAACAGAATTTGGGCTTGAGAAGTGTAAAAAGATGTGTGAGGATCTTACATCTGAAAGTATAAGTCTTTTAGATACTCTGCCACTTAATACAGATAATCTTAAAGAGCTTACTTTAATGCTTCTTAAAAGAGAGAAATAA
- the spoIIIAF gene encoding stage III sporulation protein AF yields MNEIKSFVITIVTVIIFISSIEIIIPDSKMNKYINFILGLILIIAILNPIVSFMNNGQSKIMSSVNEYQSKILEQDETLNNNNNDKEDIRENSFRKNFNKNLVELLKKKFSKYDFEVNSECDINFDTTKFNIKMINVIIKTGKVKPIKKVELNDEKNLDLVNERYKDVVDYLKEQLQIDENKIRIYEK; encoded by the coding sequence ATGAATGAAATTAAAAGTTTTGTCATAACTATTGTTACGGTAATAATATTTATAAGCTCTATAGAAATTATAATTCCTGATTCTAAGATGAATAAATATATAAATTTTATTCTAGGATTGATTCTTATAATAGCTATCTTAAATCCTATAGTATCATTTATGAATAATGGACAATCTAAAATAATGAGCTCTGTAAATGAGTATCAAAGTAAGATTTTAGAACAAGATGAAACACTAAATAATAATAATAATGATAAAGAGGATATTCGAGAGAATTCTTTTAGAAAGAATTTTAATAAGAATTTAGTTGAACTTTTAAAAAAGAAGTTTTCTAAATATGATTTTGAAGTAAATTCAGAATGTGACATAAATTTTGATACTACAAAGTTTAACATAAAAATGATTAATGTAATTATAAAAACAGGAAAAGTAAAGCCGATAAAAAAAGTTGAATTAAATGATGAGAAAAATTTAGATTTAGTAAATGAAAGATATAAAGATGTTGTAGATTATTTAAAAGAGCAGCTTCAGATAGATGAAAACAAAATCAGAATTTATGAAAAATAA